The following proteins are encoded in a genomic region of Solea senegalensis isolate Sse05_10M linkage group LG5, IFAPA_SoseM_1, whole genome shotgun sequence:
- the mier3b gene encoding mesoderm induction early response protein 3 codes for MAEASLGSSSPVGSLSSEDHDFDPTADMLVHEYDDERTLEEEESLDGGRNFSSEIADLEKEGTMPLEELLAIYRYEASAGSSIDSSSGDITDELPDMTLDKEEIAKDLLSGDYEEETQSSADDLTPSVTSHEATDFFPRTLRSNAISDGDKESECDEDGPSPEDSRKEIMVGSQYQAEVPSCLCHYKDGEKVYEDDDELLWSPGTIPENKVRSFLCEVLSRTADDTGCDKPGSHVRDNEQALHELVKCNYNTREALERYCSRVKTSKEKSPPWSEEECKNFEHALQMYDKNFHLIQKHKVTTRTVAECVAFYYMWKKSERFDLFVQQNRFGKKKYSSYPGVTDLMDRLVDEAEGLAVDSSSSVCLGAGGGGRLETTTDQQLSLLNSITASDLTALSNTVATVCSPAEVSCLDSYSFPPLESLHRGSLNHDESLGFPSNGADPDCLNMLDAGFYHSDLSQLGGVCVNKDCERPSKRLKMALPDSFINDVSVSNLGDFEARRTTTHHHRITGAKMAVSVTDFGSLAGSGEPNGFLGAHARHHTQHTAALQSE; via the exons ATGGCGGAG GCTTCTCTAGGGAGTTCAAGTCCAG TTGGATCTTTATCATCAGAGGACCATGACTTTGATCCAACAGCGGATATGTTAGTTCATGAGTATGATGATGAAAGGACTCTGGAGGAAGAAGAGTCtctggatggagggaggaattTCAGCTCTGAGATTGCGGATCTAGAAAAG GAGGGGACCATGCCTTTGGAAGAGCTGTTGGCCATCTATCGCTATGAGGCCTCGGCAGGCTCCAGTATAGACAGCTCCTCGGGAGACATCACTGATGAGCTGCCCGACATGACTTTGGACAAG GAGGAAATCGCTAAAGACCTTCTGTCTGGAGACTACGAGGAGGAGACCCAGTCTTCAGCTGATGATCTTACACCTTCAGTCACTTCCCATGAGGCCACTGATTTCTTTCCAAGAACACTTCGAT CCAACGCTATCTCTGATGGTGATAAAGAGTCAGAGTGTGATGAAGATGGTCCGAGCCCAGAGGACTCCAGAAAG gaAATAATGGTGGGATCACAGTACCAAGCAGAGGTTCCTTCTTGCCTCTGTCATTACAAAGATGGGGAGAAAG TGTATGAAGATGACGACGAGTTATTATGGAGCCCAGGTACAATACCAGAAAATAAGGTTAGGAGTTTCCTGTGTGAAGTATTGTCACGGACAGCAGATGATACAGGATGTGACAAACCGGGGTCACATGTTCGAGACAATGAGCAG GCTTTGCACGAGCTTGTCAAGTGCAACTACAACACGCGTGAAGCACTAGAGAGATACTGCAGCCGTGTAAAGACCTCAAAAG aaaaatcGCCTCCGTGGTCAGAGGAAGAATGCAAGAACTTTGAACACGCACTACAGATGTATGACAAAAACTTTCACCTcatacagaaacacaaa GTCACAACACGAACTGTAGCAGAATGTGTGGCGTTTTATTATATGTGGAAAAAGTCGGAGCGCTTTGACCTCTTTGTACAGCAGAATCGTTTTGGGAAGAAAAAATACAGCAGCTATCCCGGTGTAAC TGACCTGATGGACAGACTGGTGGATGAAGCAGAGGGTCTGGCAGTGGACagttcctcctctgtgtgtttagGGGCTGGTGGTGGAGGAAGGCTGGAAACTACTACTGACCAACAGCTCAGTCTGCTCAACTCCATCACTGCCAGTGATCTCACAG CTTTGAGCAACACTGTAGCCACCGTGTGCAGCCCTGCAGAGGTTAGTTGCCTCGATTCCTACAGCTTTCCTCCTTTGGAAAGCCTCCACCGCGGGTCCCTCAACCACGACGAGTCCCTCGGTTTCCCTTCCAACGGTGCAGACCCCGACTGCCTCAACATGCTCGACGCTGGCTTCTACCACTCTGACCTGAGCCAGCTGGGGGGCGTGTGTGTCAACAAGGACTGCGAGCGGCCCTCCAAAAGACTCAAGATGGCGCTGCCTGACTCCTTTATCAATGACGTGTCTGTGAGTAACCTGGGAGACTTCGAGGCACGACGGACAACGACGCACCACCACCGAATCACCGGCGCTAAAATGGCGGTGTCCGTCACAGACTTTGGGAGCTTGGCCGGTAGCGGTGAGCCCAACGGGTTTTTAGGAGCACACGCGAGGcaccacacacagcacactgcAGCACTTCAATCAGAGTGA